One segment of Solanum lycopersicum chromosome 1, SLM_r2.1 DNA contains the following:
- the LOC138338997 gene encoding GATA transcription factor 26-like isoform X2 gives MLLLFLHPPSQALWHRFETIIWRNGPPEKPVLCNACGSRWRVRRTLDGYIPRHGNIEIESYQRPSDMKPARPEKKLEVGIEVSGQDGSSACLEEEMNNLSTLGSAWSSSDNCMQMGETNAYKDPLWNPDSVPRRKRSKRRKHILSPIERLHRQLHNILQEPDFENVSTDDENILIYARNKYIPPNEIGLGAMLLVSPPAATEHLTSLSPVTDDNDASCSVNVPVGNSNSNLSI, from the exons AAACCATTATTTGGAGAAATGGTCCACCTGAAAAACCAGTGCTCTGCAATGCATGTGGATCAAGATGGCGTGTTAGGAGGACACTAGATGGCTATATTCCCAGACATGGAAACATAGAAATTGAGAGCTATCAGCGACCTTCTGACATGAAGCCGGCTCGTCCCGAAAAAAAGCTTGAAGTTGGAATAGAGGTTTCTGGACAGGATGGCTCTTCAGCCTGTCTTGAAGAGGAAATGAATAACTTATCAACCTTAGGTTCAGCATGGTCATCCTCAGACAACTGCATGCAGATGGGAGAAACAAAtg CATACAAAGATCCTCTCTGGAATCCTGACAGTGTCCCAAGAAGAAAGAGATCAAAGCGTAGAAAACACATTTTGTCACCTATTGAAAGACTCCACAGGCAACTTCATAACATTCTACAGGAGCCAGACTTTGAAAATGTCTCTACCGATGAtgaaaatattctaatttatGCAAGGAACAAATACATTCCTCCTAATGAGATTGGTCTAGGAGCTATGCTGCTTGTATCACCACCTGCTGCTACAGAACACTTGACATCTCTATCTCCAGTGACAGATGATAATGATGCCTCTTGCTCAGTGAATGTCCCTGTAGGAAATTCCAATTCCAATTT AAGCATATAA
- the LOC138338997 gene encoding GATA transcription factor 26-like isoform X1 yields the protein MLLLFLHPPSQALWHRFETIIWRNGPPEKPVLCNACGSRWRVRRTLDGYIPRHGNIEIESYQRPSDMKPARPEKKLEVGIEVSGQDGSSACLEEEMNNLSTLGSAWSSSDNCMQMGETNAYKDPLWNPDSVPRRKRSKRRKHILSPIERLHRQLHNILQEPDFENVSTDDENILIYARNKYIPPNEIGLGAMLLVSPPAATEHLTSLSPVTDDNDASCSVNVPVGNSNSNLRSI from the exons AAACCATTATTTGGAGAAATGGTCCACCTGAAAAACCAGTGCTCTGCAATGCATGTGGATCAAGATGGCGTGTTAGGAGGACACTAGATGGCTATATTCCCAGACATGGAAACATAGAAATTGAGAGCTATCAGCGACCTTCTGACATGAAGCCGGCTCGTCCCGAAAAAAAGCTTGAAGTTGGAATAGAGGTTTCTGGACAGGATGGCTCTTCAGCCTGTCTTGAAGAGGAAATGAATAACTTATCAACCTTAGGTTCAGCATGGTCATCCTCAGACAACTGCATGCAGATGGGAGAAACAAAtg CATACAAAGATCCTCTCTGGAATCCTGACAGTGTCCCAAGAAGAAAGAGATCAAAGCGTAGAAAACACATTTTGTCACCTATTGAAAGACTCCACAGGCAACTTCATAACATTCTACAGGAGCCAGACTTTGAAAATGTCTCTACCGATGAtgaaaatattctaatttatGCAAGGAACAAATACATTCCTCCTAATGAGATTGGTCTAGGAGCTATGCTGCTTGTATCACCACCTGCTGCTACAGAACACTTGACATCTCTATCTCCAGTGACAGATGATAATGATGCCTCTTGCTCAGTGAATGTCCCTGTAGGAAATTCCAATTCCAATTT GAGAAGCATATAA